The Vicia villosa cultivar HV-30 ecotype Madison, WI linkage group LG1, Vvil1.0, whole genome shotgun sequence genome includes a region encoding these proteins:
- the LOC131642288 gene encoding uncharacterized protein At4g15970, translated as MFQDSKVSHLRCALVTAFFFATVSLSCLMLLRDADSYRFFSGFSSSYHLARLSSFFPSNDQALTSNEFPLEKILSEAAMEDKTVILTTLNEAWAAPNSVIDLFLQSFRIGDRTRRLLNHLVIVALDQKAFARCQVIHIHCFSLASKEADFHEEAYFMTPSYLMMMWRRIDFLRSILEMGYNFVFTDADIMWFRDPFPQFYPDADFQIACDHFTGSSDDVENRPNGGFNFVKSNNRSIEFYKFWYSSRETYPGYHDQDVLNFIKVHPFIADIGLRMRFLDTTKFGGLCEPSRDLNQVCTMHANCCFGMDSKLHDLRIMLQDWKHYLSLPPSLKKLSIVSWRVPQKCSLDALRNHDSPEENDQD; from the exons ATGTTTCAGGACTCCAAAGTCTCTCATCTCCGGTGCGCCCTCGTTACGGCGTTCTTCTTCGCCACCGTTTCTCTTTCTTGTTTAATGCTTCTCAGAGACGCTGATTCCTACCGATTCTTCTCCGGATTCTCTTCCTCTTATCATCTGGCTCGTCTTTCTAGCTTTTTTCCGTCTAATGATCAGGCTCTG ACTAGCAACGAATTTCCGCTTGAAAAAATCTTGAGTGAGGCTGCCATGGAAGACAAAACTGTTATCTTGACCACATTAAATGAAGCATGGGCAGCTCCAAATTCTGTCATTGATCTTTTCCTTCAGAGCTTCAGAATAGGAGATCGTACTCGTAGGCTTTTAAACCATTTGGTAATCGTTGCGTTGGATCAAAAGGCATTTGCACGCTGTCAGGTTATACATATCCATTGCTTTTCCCTTGCTAGTAAAGAAGCTGATTTTCATGAAGAAGCATACTTTATGACTCCTAGCTACTTGATGATGATGTGGAGAAGGATTGATTTCCTGCGTTCTATTCTTGAGATGGGATACAATTTTGTGTTCACG GATGCTGATATTATGTGGTTTAGGGACCCATTTCCGCAGTTTTACCCTGACGCAGATTTCCAGATAGCGTGTGATCATTTCACAGGTAGCTCTGATGATGTAGAGAACAGACCCAATGGAGGATTCAACTTTGTAAAGTCGAATAATAGATCAATAGAGTTTTACAAATTCTGGTACTCTTCTCGAGAAACTTATCCTGGATACCATGATCAAGATGTCCTTAACTTCATCAAGGTTCACCCTTTCATTGCTGATATTGGATTGAGGATGAGATTTTTGGATACAACTAAATTTGGTGGGCTTTGTGAGCCCAGTAGGGATCTAAACCAGGTTTGTACGATGCATGCAAATTGTTGCTTTGGTATGGATAGCAAGCTTCACGACCTTCGAATTATGCTTCAGGATTGGAAACATTATTTATCATTGCCTCCAAGCTTGAAGAAACTGTCAATTGTTTCCTGGAGGGTTCCTCAAAAATGCAG CCTTGATGCTCTCAGGAACCATGATTCACCAGAGGAAAATGATCAAGATTGA